Part of the Salinigranum rubrum genome is shown below.
GGCATCGCCCGCGTCGCGGGCCAGTACCGGCCGACCATCAGGAACGCGATGGTCGCCAGCGGCGCGAGCGCGACGAGCGCGTCCACGGCGCTAACCATCGGTCTCACCTCGGTCGATACGTCTCGAACCGCCCCGAACCATGCCAGTGCTGTGCTCGATGCCTCGTGGCATGGTCGAGTGGAGCCGAGTCTGTCATGATATATCTATCGCTTCTCCCCCGATTGCGAGAACTCGGACGGTCAGCGGCGGACCTCTCTCGATACCTGTTCGTTCGAGTGTTGTGGATAACATGCCTCAGAGACCGGCTCAAAACCGTTATTCTCTGCTGCAGTAATTCTCACGGCGTCGGCGACGACGCACGTCAGCCGCTACCGGCGTCCCTCTACACACGTGTGTTCTATCCAGTGTACACGTGTATACACGCCTCTATACACGTGTGAACAGTATTTAATCACTCTAAACGACGAGCTGAAAGGGAGTCTAAACGGCGAGAAGAGCGTATTTCGACCTATTTCGGCGCGTTATCCGTGGACGGACGGTGCCACGTGGCCGTCGACGCCAGCGCGCGGGCGTCTCACGGACCGCGAGCGCGTTCGAAACCCGGGTCGCGCGCGTCCGATACGTCGGGTCGTCCGCGCTCCTCCTGTCGGTTTTCGTCGCCGTTCGGGGCCGGTCGTGACCCGGCGATGGACGGCCGAAAGCAAAGAAACTTGAAACCCCTGTCGTAAGGTGACACATGGCGACTGGCACGGTCACGACGTTCGAGGCGTCACTGGACCGCCTCGACGTCGACTGGACGCATACGACGCACGACGGGTTGGCGGACGTTCTCCGGGAGGTGTCGACGGAGCCGGCGGTGGGCACGCCGCTCCCGTTCGACGTCTCCCTGCCCGCGTGGGTGAACACGGAGCCGACCCCGGACGAACTGGAGACGGCGACGACGGGTATCACCGCCGCCGGACTCGGTATCGCGGACTACGGGAGCGTCGTCCTCCCGTCGACGCCCGAGGGGACCGAACCGGTGTCGCTCTTCCCCGACCTCCACGTCGCCGTCCTCCGGACCGGGGACGTCGTTCCGGGGATGGCCGAGGCGTTCGACTTCCTGGGTGAGGAGTTCCGCGACGGCACCCACTCGTCGGCGATTATCGCGACCGGTCCGAGCGCGACGGCCGACATGGGGGCGCTGGTGAAGGGTGCACACGGCCCGAAAGACGTCCACGTGGTGATGCTCGATGAGTAAGAGCACGTCCCGAGAGGCGAAGGCCGCACGCATCCGCTATCTCCTCGAAACCGAGGGCGACGCGGTCAAAGCCAACACGAAGGGCTTCAATCAGGGCCGGTACGACTCCGTCGCGAAACTGGAGTCGTACGAGGAACTCCGCGCCCGTGCCCGCGAAATAAAAGCGGACGCCATCGACCGCCTGCCGGAACTCCTCGACCGGGTGGAAGCGACGGTCGAGGCCAACGGCGGCACGGTCTACTTCGCCGACGACGCCGCGGACGCCAACCGCTACGTCCGGGAGGTCTGCCGGGACAAGGAGGCCGAGCGCGTCGTGAAGTCGAAGTCGATGACCTCCGAGGAAATCGAGGTGAACGAGTTCTTGGAGGAAGACGGCGTGGACGTCGTCGAGACAGACCTCGGCGAGTGGGTGTTGCAGGTCGCCGACGAGGCCCCCTCCCACATCGTCGCCCCTGCCATCCACAAGTCCCGCGAGGGCATCGCAGAGCTGTTCAACGAGACGTTCCAGCCCGAAGAGAAACTCGAAACCGCGGAGGAACTGACGATGTTCGCCCGCGAGCGACTGCTCGAAGAGATCAAAGGCGCGGACGTCGGCATGACCGGGGCGAACTTCATCACCGCCGACACCGGGACCCTGGCGCTCGTCACGAGCGAGGGCAACGCCCGGAAGTCGGCGGTGGTTCCGGACACCCACGTCGCCGTCGCGGGCGTCGAGAAGGTGGTTCCCTCGGTCGAAAGCCTCCAGCCGTTCGTCGAACTCATCGGTCGTTCCGGGACGGGACAGGACATCACCTCGTACATCTCGCTGCTGACGCCGCCCGTCGAGTCGCCGGTCGTCGACTTCGACGCGTCCGACACGCCGCTCGCGAGCGGAGAGAACGACCGCGACTTCCACCTCGTCCTCATCGACAACGGCCGGATGGCGATGCGCGAGGACAGCGAGTTGAAAGAGACGCTGTACTGCATCCGGTGTTCGGCGTGTTCGAACGTCTGTGCGAACTTCCAGTCGGTGGGAGGGCACGGCTTCGGCGGCGAGACGTACTCGGGGGGAATCGCCACCGGGTGGGAGGCCGGCATCGAAGGGCTCGACACGGCCGCGGAGTTCAACGACCTCTGTACGGGCTGTTCGCGCTGTGTCGACGCCTGCCCCGTCAACATCGACATCCCGTGGATCAACACGGTCGTGAGGGATAGAATCAACCGCGGGACCGACCACGAGTTCGACTGGCTCGTCGACGGGCTGACCCCCGACGCCGAGGAGGGAGGGCTCAGCCTGCAGAAGCGGTTCTTCGGCAACTTCTCGACGGTGGCGACGGTCGGCAGCGCCCTCGCGCCGCTGTCGAACTGGGTCGCCGGGACCGACCTCTCCCGGCGGCTGATGGAGTCGACCATCGGCGTCGACGCCCGCCGCGACCTCCCGTCGTTCGAGCGGGAGACGCTCGTCGACTGGTTCGCGGCACGGGGGCCGCGGGTCTCACCGACCGAGGCCGAGCGCGAGGCCGTCGTCTACCCCGACGTCTACACCAACCACGCGATGGTCGAGCGCGGGAAGGCCGCCGTGCGGGCGCTCGAAGCGCTCGGCGTCCACGTCCGCGTCCCCGACCTCCCCGCGTCGGGCCGCGCGCCGCTCTCGCAGGGGATGATCACGACGGCCGAGGAGAAGGCCCACGCCCTCTACGCCGCGCTCGCGGAACACATCGACGCCGAGCGCGACGTCGTCGTCATCGAACCGTCGGACCTCGCGATGTTCGACCGCGAGTACGGGAAGTTCCTCGCCCCGAGGTCCCAGGAGCGGCTCTCGGATGCGAGCTACGAGGTGATGGAGTACGTCTACGGTCTGCTGGAGAACGGCGGCGACCCGAAAACGCTCCGCGCTCCCGGCGCGAACGACAGCGGGGTCGCGTACCACTCACACTGCCAGCAACGAACCCTGGGGCTGGAAGGCTACACGGAAGCGGTCCTCGACCGTCTCGGCTACGACGTCGCCACCTCGGAGGTCGAGTGCTGTGGGATGGCCGGGTCGTTCGGCTACAAGTCCGAGTACTACGAACTCTCGATGGACGTCGGGAGCGAACTCGAAGCGCAGTTCTCCACGCCGGAGACGCGCGAGCGCCGCGTCGTCGCCTCCGGGACGTCGTGTCTGGAACAGCTCGACTCGATGTTGGCACGACCGTCACAGCATCCGGTCGAACTCGTCGCGCCCGAGCGGCTCTGAGCGCGGGACGCGTTTCACTCGCGCTCACTGTCGGCAACGGAACGGCTATGTCGTCCCGCGGTGCGACCAGTGCATGGTAGAGTGTGTCGTCCACGGCGGAACGGTCGTGACTGCGCAGGCGCGGACGGATGCGGACATCGCTATCGACGACGGGACCGTCGTGGAGGTCGGTACGGACCTGTCTCACCTCGACGCCGAGCACCGAATCGACGCCTCCGGTCTCTTGGTGCTTCCCGGCGTCATCGACCCCCACGTCCACGTCGAGTGGCCGGGCTGGGAGTACGACCTCGCCGCCAGACACGGCGGCCGTGCGGCCGCGGCTGGCGGTGTCACGAGCGTCATCAATTTCCTCATCGGCCCGCCGGGAGAACTCGAAACCAACTACGCGGCGTTCCGCGAAGCGATGGAGACGCACTTCATCGGCGACTTCTCCTTTCACGTCGCGGTGTTCACGATGGAACAGGTCCGGAAGGTGCCGAGGTTCGTCGAGGAGGAGGGGCTGACGTCGTTCAAGCTCTTCTTGCCGTACCGCGGCGAGGAGGTGGTCGAACCGCTCGTCGGTATCGACGACGGCATCGTCTACAAGCTCATGGAGACGGTCGCGGCCATCGACGACGCGTACGGCGCACGCGTCCTCGTCCACCCGAGAACGTCGAACCCGCGTTCAAGTTCAAGGAGGCGATGCGAGCCGAGAGCGAGGAGGTCGAAAGCGTCAACACGTGGAACCAGGTCCGCCCTGACTTCCTCGAAGCGGACGCCATCAACCGGCTGATGCTCTTCGCCGACGAGACGAACTGTCCGCTCCACTTCGTCCACATGAGCTCCGAGAAGGGCCTCCGGGCGTTCCAGCGGAACCAGGCGCACACCCGCGCGACTGTCACCGCCGAGGCACAGGTCCAGTACCTGACCGAAGACGCCCGTGACCACGACCACCTCGCCAAGGTGAACCCCCCGATTCGGACGCGTGCAGAACACGACGCGCTCTGGGAGGGCGTCCGTCGCGGCGACATCCGCATCCTCGACTCCGATCACGCCCCCTGTGCGCGCGAGCACAAACCGAACGTCTGGGACGCCACCGTCGGGATCCCACACCTGCAGACGTGGTTCCCCTCCGTTCTGACAGCGGTCCTCGACGGGGGGCAGATCTCACTGCCGAAACTCGTGGAGGTGACGTCGTACAACCCGGCGGTGCACTACGGACTCACCCCCCGGAAGGGCGGTCTCTGGCCGGGTGCGGACGCCGACCTCGTCCTCGTCGACCCCGACGTGCGTACAGTCGTCCGGGCCGAGGAGATGCTCGACCAGTCGGACTTCACCCCGTTCGAGGGGCGCGAGTTCGTCTTCCCCCGGCTCACGATGTCGCGCGGTGAAGTCGTCTACGAGGACGGCGAGGTCGTCGGCAGTGAGGGGAACGCGCAGTTCCTCGCACGTCCGGACCCGTGACGCGCAGCGGCCCGGCACCCCGTCACTCGGGTGCGATCTACCCGCGGTATCTTCCCGGGTTCGACCTGCCCGTCTCGGCCGGTCTGACCACCGTCTGACGCGCGTCTGATACGTAATTAAGAGGGAGGGATTCGTCGCCTGGCGTATGGATGGGACGCCCCAGGAGATCACGAACCTAGTCGGCCGCGAGGTGTACTCGAACAACGGCGTGTTCGTCGGCGAAGTGCGCGACGTCCACCTCGACTTCGAGCGTCAGACCGTCACCGAACTCGCACTACAGGACCTCAACAACGAACTGTTCCACGGTCGTATCGACCCCGGCAAGGGCGTGATGGTTCCGTACCGATGGGTCCGCGCGGTCGGCGACGTCATCCTCATCAACGACGTCGTCGAGCGGTACAAAGAGGAAGAAGAAGAGAAAGCCATCGCCTGACACTGCTGTCGGATCGCCGTCACCGTCCTCACGACGGCGAGACGGCCCTTTTTCGGCTCGCGAGCGAGTCCAACTCGGCCAGCGACGCGTCGGGTGCCCTTCGAGCGCGTCAAGAGCCGTTCGCGCTCTCGCCGGTCGAGGGAGACGAGGAGTCGACGCCGAGCGCCTGGAACAGCTTTCGTCTGACGGCTTCCTCGGTGAGTTGCAGCAGCGTGTCGCGGTTGCCGTCGCCGCTCTCGATGCCCGTGAAGATGCCGAGCGGAATCTCGACGCTGCCCTGCGTCGAGTGGCCGGCGGCCTCGCCGATGCCCGCGAAGGCGTCCTCCAGTGCGTTGCCGATGTTGATGCGGATGTCCTTCGAGCGGGCGGCGAGGTAGATCTTGTCGTCGGCGATGCCGAAAACGGCGGTGGTGGTGATGCCTTCGAGGTTGAGGAGGTGTTGGGCGGCCTGCGTGAGCGCCTCTCTATCCCTGATGAAACCCGCGTTCGACACGAGGTGGCTCCCCTGTACCTCGCGGTTCTGGATCGCCTCCGCGAGGACGTCGAGCGTCTCGGGCGACATCGACGGCGACTCGACCTGTTCGAGCGTGTCGTGGTTCGCGAAGGGGTAGAGGTAGGCAGCCGCGGTGAGGTCGGCGGGCGTCGTCTCCCGCTTGAAGTCCATCGTTTCCGCGCGGATTCCGTAGAGCAGGGCCGTGGCGACCGCCTCCGAGGGGGAGAGGTCGAACTCCTGGATGTACTTCGTCAGGATGGTCGAGGTGGAGGAGACGTTCGGGCGGACGTCCGTGAAGTCCGCGTCGATGCCCTCGTCGGGCTCGAAGTGGTCGATGAAGATGTCGACCTCGACGTCGGCGGTGAGCGCTCCCGACTTCATGTGGTCGACGAGCGCGACGGCGCTGTACTCGTCGAGGGAAGTCTCCGACTGGTGGATGAGTTCGATGCCGAGGAGGTTGACGAACGCGCGGTTCTCCTGGTGGCCGATGTCGCCGTCGTAGACGATGTCGGCCTCCACGTCGTACTCCTCCGCGATGGCCTGGAGCGCGACGGCGCTGGCGATGGAGTCGGGGTCGGGGTTGTCGTGGGTGAGGATGGCCAACTTGCCGTCGGTCTCCCCGAGGAGGTCGGCGAGTTGACGCGCTTTGTACTCCAGCTCACCGGTTTCGAGCGCCCGGAGCGCCGAGTCCGCGATGACCTCCGAGGGGTTGATGACGACGTCGGCGCCCAGGTCGAGGAGTTCGTCCTTCGAGACGGGGTCCGACGCACGGACGACGATGAACTGGTCACCGCCTCCCTCGCGAATCGTCGAGACGGCCGCCTTGTTGGCCTCCACGTCGGACGCGAGGATGAGAATAACGTCGCGGTCCTCGACCGCCGCACTCACGGACGCGTCCATGATGTCCGTCTGCTGGGCGTTGAGGTCCTGGTCGCGCAGCGCCTCGACACGGTCGGCGTCCTTGTCGAGGATCAGGACGTGCTTGCCCTCTTCGGCGAGTTCTTCCGCCACCGCGTGGCCGACGCTCCCACACCCGAGGATGGCGTATGTGGACATCGAGGAGACGGTGACCCCAGTACTCATTCGTACGTTGAGTAACCGGTGGACCACACTTAACACCCACTCTTTACCGGAGCAAGAACCGAGGCCGGCTTCGGGCTGTCACGCCGTGACGTCCGTCGACTGAATGGAAACGCCTTTTAACGTACCTCAGTAAGGTGTGAGTGAGGGCCGGTAGCTCAGTCAGGGAGAGCGACGGACTCTTAATCCGTCGGTCGGGGGTTCAACTCCCTCCCGGCCCGCTTCTGCAAGGAACGTACGTGACGAGCGATGCGGCAACGGAGGATGTGAACTACGGAACGAACGGAGTGAGCGACGTTCAGGTGGTGCAACTCCCGCCTGGCCCGGTTTCTGGGCAAACGAGGCGTTCATACTACTACGCACGCGTGCCCGGCATCGATCCGGAGGACCTCACGTCGTGTCACCCGTCTCTCGGCGTTCTTACCAGCGCGAAGTTCAACACTTAAATGTTTTCTATATATAAGAGATCTGATTATTTTCGTAACACAAGGTACTTATGTAAATGGGTGCAGTTCTGACACGTACCCCTACCCAGGTGGCAGCAGCGAGTATGCGTGATCGCCGCACGCCGCGCGAATTCACGCGAGAAAGGTGTTGTCCCCGATTGCGGTTGCGATTGCGACCCTCCGAAACTATGTCAGACACAAATAACAAGATTCGCGCTGTTGTGCTTGCGGCGCTGATGGTCCTCTCCGTCTTTGCGGGGACCATCGCGTTCGCGGGTACAGCGAGTGCGACCCTCAACCCCGGCAACAGCAGTATCTCTCCGACTACTGTTGATGCGGGAACGACCAACACGCACACGTTCGTAGTAGAGTTCGACGCAGACACGAGTGACACCACTCCTGCTGTCGTCAACATCTCGATGCCTAGCGGCACCGACCTCTCGTCGCCCAGCGTCACGGGCGCGAGTGTTGACGCCGGTTCCGCCTCGTTCACCGACAGCGATGTCTCCGTGAACGACGGGCAGGACTACATCAACCTCACCGTCGCCGACAACAGTGGTTCTATCGGTGACACCGTCCGAGTCAGCTTCGATGCCGACGTCGGGGCGCCGTCTGCAACGGGTAACTTCCCCGTGACCGCCGACGTCGACTCGAACAACGACGGTACTCTCGAGACTGACGGTGGAACGGTCGACACGCTCACGCTCGAGAGCTCCAGCCGCACCATCAACAACGGTGGTACGGTCTACCTCGGTGAGAGCGACGTCGACCTGACGCAGATCAGTGGTGTCTCCGCCGGTAGTTCGGCTACCTTCACGGGTGTCAGCGGCGACGCCGACGGTTCGACGGCGTCCGTTGGCGACCCGCTCGCCGCCGACATCACGGAAGCGAACAACTTCGAGACCGGCGGCTACAACACCTCGGGTAACTCCGACGGCACCGCCAACTTCTTCGTCGTTGAACCGCAGGTCACTGACCTGACGATCTACTCCGGCGCCGGTACGGGTGGCGCGGACGTCACGGACGGTTCGATCGTCACCGACACGGACACCATCACCGTCGAGGCCGACTGGAACTTCGACGAGGCCGAGAACGTCTCGATCACCATCGAGGACGAGGACGGCCTCGAGGTCCAGTCGCAGCTCACCTCGAACACCGGTCTCCTCGAGATCGGTGAGTCCGGTGGCAACGTCGAACTCTCGGACGTCACCGACCTCGACACGGGCGAGTACACCGTCACGGTCGAGGGCGAGGACGACCTCGACGGCGCGTCGCGCAGCGCGACGTTCACCATCCGCGACGAATCGCAGAGCATCTCGCTGGGCCAGTCGAGCGCCACGCAGGGCGACAACGTCGTCGCCACGGTCACCGGCACGCCCGGAACGTACGGTCTCCTCCGCATCGAGCAGGGTGACACCGACGACCTCGAAGCTGGCGACGCGAACGCGAGCCAGGTCTTCGCCAACACCGGCGACGTCCAGGGCCGCTTCGGCACTGACGACCTCGCTGGCGACCAGGACGAGGACTACGTCGGCGCTGTCGTCGACATGGACGACGAAGGTGAAGCGCAGGTCCGTATCCAGACGGACAGCCTCGACACGACGACGCTCGACGTCGAGTTCGTCGAGATGGACAGCGCGGACACCAACCCCGGCACGCTCCAGACAGCGTTCAACGCGAGCGCTGACGACTCCGCGGAGCTGACGGTCGAAGAGCAGTCGATCAACATCTCGTCCGCCCCGAGCGTCGTCCGCATCGGTGAGGAGTTCACCATCGAGGGAACTGCCGCCGAGTCGGAC
Proteins encoded:
- a CDS encoding LUD domain-containing protein is translated as MATGTVTTFEASLDRLDVDWTHTTHDGLADVLREVSTEPAVGTPLPFDVSLPAWVNTEPTPDELETATTGITAAGLGIADYGSVVLPSTPEGTEPVSLFPDLHVAVLRTGDVVPGMAEAFDFLGEEFRDGTHSSAIIATGPSATADMGALVKGAHGPKDVHVVMLDE
- a CDS encoding LUD domain-containing protein; the encoded protein is MSKSTSREAKAARIRYLLETEGDAVKANTKGFNQGRYDSVAKLESYEELRARAREIKADAIDRLPELLDRVEATVEANGGTVYFADDAADANRYVREVCRDKEAERVVKSKSMTSEEIEVNEFLEEDGVDVVETDLGEWVLQVADEAPSHIVAPAIHKSREGIAELFNETFQPEEKLETAEELTMFARERLLEEIKGADVGMTGANFITADTGTLALVTSEGNARKSAVVPDTHVAVAGVEKVVPSVESLQPFVELIGRSGTGQDITSYISLLTPPVESPVVDFDASDTPLASGENDRDFHLVLIDNGRMAMREDSELKETLYCIRCSACSNVCANFQSVGGHGFGGETYSGGIATGWEAGIEGLDTAAEFNDLCTGCSRCVDACPVNIDIPWINTVVRDRINRGTDHEFDWLVDGLTPDAEEGGLSLQKRFFGNFSTVATVGSALAPLSNWVAGTDLSRRLMESTIGVDARRDLPSFERETLVDWFAARGPRVSPTEAEREAVVYPDVYTNHAMVERGKAAVRALEALGVHVRVPDLPASGRAPLSQGMITTAEEKAHALYAALAEHIDAERDVVVIEPSDLAMFDREYGKFLAPRSQERLSDASYEVMEYVYGLLENGGDPKTLRAPGANDSGVAYHSHCQQRTLGLEGYTEAVLDRLGYDVATSEVECCGMAGSFGYKSEYYELSMDVGSELEAQFSTPETRERRVVASGTSCLEQLDSMLARPSQHPVELVAPERL
- a CDS encoding amidohydrolase family protein, producing the protein MVECVVHGGTVVTAQARTDADIAIDDGTVVEVGTDLSHLDAEHRIDASGLLVLPGVIDPHVHVEWPGWEYDLAARHGGRAAAAGGVTSVINFLIGPPGELETNYAAFREAMETHFIGDFSFHVAVFTMEQVRKVPRFVEEEGLTSFKLFLPYRGEEVVEPLVGIDDGIVYKLMETVAAIDDAYGARVLVHPRTSNPRSSSRRRCEPRARRSKASTRGTRSALTSSKRTPSTG
- a CDS encoding dihydroorotase, with the translated sequence MRAESEEVESVNTWNQVRPDFLEADAINRLMLFADETNCPLHFVHMSSEKGLRAFQRNQAHTRATVTAEAQVQYLTEDARDHDHLAKVNPPIRTRAEHDALWEGVRRGDIRILDSDHAPCAREHKPNVWDATVGIPHLQTWFPSVLTAVLDGGQISLPKLVEVTSYNPAVHYGLTPRKGGLWPGADADLVLVDPDVRTVVRAEEMLDQSDFTPFEGREFVFPRLTMSRGEVVYEDGEVVGSEGNAQFLARPDP
- a CDS encoding PRC-barrel domain-containing protein, which gives rise to MDGTPQEITNLVGREVYSNNGVFVGEVRDVHLDFERQTVTELALQDLNNELFHGRIDPGKGVMVPYRWVRAVGDVILINDVVERYKEEEEEKAIA
- a CDS encoding DHH family phosphoesterase; the protein is MSTGVTVSSMSTYAILGCGSVGHAVAEELAEEGKHVLILDKDADRVEALRDQDLNAQQTDIMDASVSAAVEDRDVILILASDVEANKAAVSTIREGGGDQFIVVRASDPVSKDELLDLGADVVINPSEVIADSALRALETGELEYKARQLADLLGETDGKLAILTHDNPDPDSIASAVALQAIAEEYDVEADIVYDGDIGHQENRAFVNLLGIELIHQSETSLDEYSAVALVDHMKSGALTADVEVDIFIDHFEPDEGIDADFTDVRPNVSSTSTILTKYIQEFDLSPSEAVATALLYGIRAETMDFKRETTPADLTAAAYLYPFANHDTLEQVESPSMSPETLDVLAEAIQNREVQGSHLVSNAGFIRDREALTQAAQHLLNLEGITTTAVFGIADDKIYLAARSKDIRINIGNALEDAFAGIGEAAGHSTQGSVEIPLGIFTGIESGDGNRDTLLQLTEEAVRRKLFQALGVDSSSPSTGESANGS
- a CDS encoding PGF-CTERM sorting domain-containing protein; translation: MSDTNNKIRAVVLAALMVLSVFAGTIAFAGTASATLNPGNSSISPTTVDAGTTNTHTFVVEFDADTSDTTPAVVNISMPSGTDLSSPSVTGASVDAGSASFTDSDVSVNDGQDYINLTVADNSGSIGDTVRVSFDADVGAPSATGNFPVTADVDSNNDGTLETDGGTVDTLTLESSSRTINNGGTVYLGESDVDLTQISGVSAGSSATFTGVSGDADGSTASVGDPLAADITEANNFETGGYNTSGNSDGTANFFVVEPQVTDLTIYSGAGTGGADVTDGSIVTDTDTITVEADWNFDEAENVSITIEDEDGLEVQSQLTSNTGLLEIGESGGNVELSDVTDLDTGEYTVTVEGEDDLDGASRSATFTIRDESQSISLGQSSATQGDNVVATVTGTPGTYGLLRIEQGDTDDLEAGDANASQVFANTGDVQGRFGTDDLAGDQDEDYVGAVVDMDDEGEAQVRIQTDSLDTTTLDVEFVEMDSADTNPGTLQTAFNASADDSAELTVEEQSINISSAPSVVRIGEEFTIEGTAAESDEVKAYARIDQNYVPLVDEDGDWAEDDVDSNGEFSLDIDSSSNISLPDSYRIAVVADPVDDDGTNYLSAGNQDNEIDSDTYSEFDTKTTTTVRTVEGDLTAQVSSQSIAANVGDEVTLSGTALGQGDSVRVYLIGPRGNFLDASGASQAAEEIDIDEEEFEEDYAAFSNRGQYTFIVVGQGRDGDYASDYGFGGDALQSDLTPQQAVAIVNDEYTGAGVDDQIVEMTVSAENPQLSIDDFTTNGEVAQGEVTVSGTSNREDGTTVFIEVLGQNENVIASDEAEVNGSTGEWSTTIDMSDVETGTYTLRADDDEASASLEFELVESVSTPTEEPTPTEEPSTDEPTPTEEPTTDESTPTEEPTTDESTPTETSTSTPGFGVIVALIALIAAALVAVRRD